aaagcttggagcagtggaaacgtgttctctggagtgaggaatcatgcttcaccatctggcagtccaacggatgaaTATGGGtgtggcggatgccaggagaatgctacctgccccaatgcatagtgccaactgtaaagtttggtggaggaggaataatggtctgggggtgtttttcatggaaagggccttccccaaactgttgtcacaaaggtAGAAACACAGAATcaacattgtatgctgtagcgttaatatttcctgTGACTGAAATTAAGTGACAGGaagtcttaacgctacaacatacaatgacgaTTCTGTGTttttaactttgtggcaacagtttggggaaggcccttgtttcagcaggacaatgcccctgtttacaaagcgaggtccgtaaagaaagggtttgtcgagatcggtgtggatgaacttgactggcctacacagacctccaccccatcgaacacctttggggtgaattggaacgccgactgcgagccaggcctaatcgcctaacattagtgcccgacctcgctaatgctcttgttgctgaatggatgcaaatccccgcagcaatgttccaatattctcagaagagtggaggctgctatAGCAAAGGGGAATCAACtccttattaatgcccatggttttttAGAATAAGATGTTAGATGAGCACGTGCCTACTTACTTTATAGCTGCATTCTAAGtgctgtgacccccccccccccccccccccccccccttgtaacCCAACCCATGATCTACACAACCCATGATGTGGATTTATCCTGACAGTAGAGTACTTTCCTGAAAAGCTTTGATTTTGGAGTGAACTGTCCCTACCTGCTCCAAAGCTCCCCTGTTTTAGATTCTTGtgcaaacttttctaaaaacctctGTCGGTGAACCCAACAGCTTTGTCAGCTAAATTACTCACTCAGGGTGTAGGAGGGCAAGGCAAGTTTGAGTATAGGTCACACCCTGGAGTTTGCACATGTCAAGTGAACCTCATATTGCTGTAAAAGTACAGGAAGGGAGGCTAAAGCTCAGCCTCCAGTCATGTGAGTCTCAGATGTGGCCACATGCTCACTACCAGGAAGTTTTCCATAGATCCCAAGTTTGAATTCTTCAATCTGGCTTCTGAACGCAATCTTTGATTCCTGAAAAACATTGAATTCCTCCTCTTAGAAGTTGTGGTAGACATGTATTTATCTGTGTAGACCCGACAGACGTTTTGTGTTATTCCTGGTAAGTTCTCTATTTCTCCTGTGCAGTTAGACTCATTTTTATGTGGAAtagttatttgtatttgttttaaatcTTTGACTCTTATGTAGTTTGGGTGGAATTCACATGGATGTTAAATCAATTGTAAAATGTGACAGAGACGCAAGTGtctttgctgttgctgctgcaacCTTGCTTATTTGCATGATTTGAGAAATGCTGTTCTTTCTTCATCTCCAGGATAACCCATTGGAGATAAAGATGGACCCTTCGCTGTCTGCAAGTGACATCGCAAGTTCAACCAAACCACTGAGTGAAGCATCTAGTCCTCCAGTGATGGACATCCTTAGTGAACCAGCAAGCGAGGCATCTAGTGCGCCAATGGTGGACCTCCTTATGGAACCAGCAAGCGAGGCATTTAGTGCTCCAATGATGAACCTCCTTATGGAACCAGCAAGCGAGGCATCTAGTGCTCCAATGGACCTCCTTATGGAACCAGCAAGCGAGGCATCTAGTGCTCCAATGGTGGACCTCCTTATGGAACCAGCAAGCGAGGCATCTAGTGCTCCGACGAATCTCCTTATGCAACCAGCAAGCAATGCATCTGGTGCTCCAATGGTTGACTTCCTTATGGAACCAGCAAGCGACGACCTAAAGGAGCCTCCCAAACCTGACATCGACCCATTGGCTGACATTATCAACGACACTCCACTCAGTGAAGTCAAAACACTGGTTGCTGCGATGCCCCAGGAGCCACCGAGTGACCTTTTTGACGATGAGCCCAGCGAACTTTTCGCTGAACCACGACAAAGTAACACTGCCAAGCAACAACAAACTAGCATCTTCGACGAACCTGATGAGGACCTCTTCAGCGACCCACTGGGTGAAGCCTCGAAGAAACCTCAGAATGATGTCTTCAAAGAAGCACTTGCACCAGTGGCCAAAGCTAGCAATGTCTGCGGGCCTCTGAGTGACAACTACAAAGAGGACCCCACTGATATATTCACTGAGGAGGCCATCACTACTCTCCCTAGTGCAGTCAGTACTGTTTCCGTCAACTCCAAGACCAACGGGGTCCACTCCGATGAGGAACCTGATATATTTGCAGGTAAGAATTTACAGATTATTAATCATATATTTCAAATGATACATTTTAACGTCCTATATTTGCTGAGGGCTTGAAACAAGCAGTGAAATGAACAAAAACGGTGTGTGTGCACGCCATTTGGGCTGATAAGGAAACTGCTGTCTCAGCGTTGTGCCGTTAGGAAGAGGAAAGCTGGAACAGGAGTGTCCTTTGCTGACACCTCACTCACATTAATAAACAGACAGAGTAGTACCTTCCTGGTGTTGATCATAAGGAATGTGGCCCCTCTCACGTGGACTCAAACACACTCACCTGACCAAAAGACGGGAGTGAAATATCAGTCAATCTTCAATTGATTCTCCCATTGGCTTTTCCACCACAATCTCAGAAAATATTGACTATGATTTAGTCTGGAAGAATAGTGCTGTTATCACTATTCCCTGACAGAGACGGTGCCTCTATTGTAGTCAGATCTTCCAGACCTTTGAGTGAGTTTGTGGCAACCAGCAGGTTCGCAGTGGTTCTCAGTGGTTCTACTGatgcaaagaaaataaacagGTTTGGGGTAAATTGGAAATGTGGGAATTTACTCCAATTAACTTAAATTTGAAAAAGCGTGACTGTCTCCAATACCATTACATTTTAGTCTTACTACCCtcattgctctttctctctttttttctgctCCCCTCTTTCAGAAGCCACTGTAGAGCTGTCTCTGGACAGCCCTAGGAATGACAGAAAAAAGAAAGAGGCAGGCAAGCCCTCTGCCTCTGCCCCTGCTCCCTCAGTCTCAACAAGTGCTTCCAAACCGCAACCCAAGACCCTGGAGGAggtagaaatccaatatggatggtgttaagagatagctgggaggggttgaatggagctgaagggtggaacTAATAACAACAAGCTAACTAATTTAAAACATACCAtgtctgtaaaatatatataggttcagaacttttgtgaaagaaATAGATTGTTGAGGTTAGAGGAAGGACataagtaaaaacaaacaaaatataactattgtaaaatagactgtgccCATAAAATgcatatagtgtgtgtatatataaataaaagctgaaagtaGAAGCTTAagttgttgttcactagttttCTCCAATTTGGGGACGGGTGGTAGGATTAGAAAGTAatcaaggaaaatgtatttacatgtgtgtatgtacagtaccagttataaggaaatcagtcatttgcaatacatttaattaggccctaatctatggatttcacatgactaggaatacagatatgcatctgttagtaacaggataaaaaaatataaaaaagtaggGATGTGGATCAgacaaccagtcagtatttggtgtgaccaccgtttgcctcatgcagcgtaacacatctccttcacatagagttgatcaggctgttgattgtggaatgttgtcccactcctctaatAGCTGTGCAAagttgacatctgtggcattgttgtgatAAAACGGCATATTTTAGTGTCCTTATATtctcccccagcacaaggtgcacctgtgtaatgatcatgctgtttaatcagcttcttgatatgcaacacctgtcaggtggattgattatcttggcaaaggagaaatgctcactaactaaCAAATTTGTCCCtgaaatgtctgggatcttttatttcagctcatgaaacatggaaccaacacttttttttaaatatatatgttgcattttatatttgtgtttagtaTAGTTCTTACTCTAAATTGTCTGGGTCCAACAATACAACATCACTATTTTGTATGTGAACTTGTTGTGAAAACATTTCAGATAATGGCAATTGACTGATTTGAATGACCATTTTGTCTCTACTATATGCAGTTGGAAGAGGAGGTTGAGGACAAATTTGAGCTGAATATCTCAATAACCAATCCAGAGAAAGTTGGTGAGTTTCACCGTTTTCTTCCTTTTGTGAAAATGACACCTATTATGCTGAACCCTGCATCAGTGTTGTCGTAAAAAAATAAACggcttcctctttctctcaatGCCTGCTGCTTCTCTTTTCCTggttcctctccttcctttctctgaaGTGAGAGTGAAGGGCGTAGCCAGCAATAGAGCTGTAGATCTGATTGGTTCTTCCTGTCAACTGcttttctaaagactgacatttTCTAGTTCTTTCATGGTAAAGATATTGTAATTTTCAGTGGATGTCCTCCAGTACAGTATAAAGTATACCCTTCTGTTACTCTGCTTATGATCGCTACCAAACTACCCATATCAATGTAATACGTGGAGgtcatattttttaaaacaaaagtAACATGCAACGATAAAAGGGGTCAAACCAAGAAGTTTAAAACTGATGTTGGTTTTACCCCTTAGAATATTTGTCCAGTTAATAATTGTCTTTCATTCTACAGGGGATGGCATGAACGCTTACATGGCCTACAAAGTCTCCACACAGGTAATATCAATGTAACATTTTCTAAACATTTAGCCTTTTCCAGTTCAGTGTCTTCTTTACCCCTTAGCTAACACTTTgcatctccactcctctctcttttagACCACACTGCCCATGTTCCGCAGTAAGACGTTCACAGTGCGCCGGCGTTTCAGTGACTTCTTAGGCCTCTACGAGAAGCTCTCGGATAAACACACGCTGAACGGCTACATTGTGCCCCCGCCGCCTGAGAAGAGCATTATGGGTAATCTATAGTATACGCATAATTGGATACCTTGAGTTAATGTCGCTTTAGGCAGCAAATCATTCATAGTTTCTCAATGGGAGTCATGCATTTTCCACTAATACCTAAATGATAACAGTAGCTACAGGGGGCGGGACTTGCCAAAGGATCAATTTTGGTTCGTGGGTCTTTGACCTATTGATGTGTTtgtcctggttttgaccattgtATGTGTGTTTTAGCCTAATTGATTTGTCATGTTTCGGACAGGAATGACTAAAGTCAAAGTGGGAAAAGAGGACAACTCGTCGGCTGAGTTTGTGGAGAGGAGGCGGGCGGCTCTGGAGAGGTACCGAATAGGCTTTCCTCTTGAGGTTTCCTGTATTGGCAAAACGGTGATGGGTAGCAGTAGACTTGGAACCGTGATAGTATAACTTGCAGATGAGCACATTTTAATGAGCCATTGCATAGGGACTTGGTTTGTCATGGTAGTATGCAAAAAGTTGGGAGGTCAATAAGAAGTTCGGACTAAATGGCTCCAATTTAATTGTCgtgaaatgttttgatttgtttggttTTGTCATCCCAAAAGGTATCTGCAGAGAGTGGTGTTCCACCCATCGCTGCTACAAGACCCTGATGTCAGAGAATTCTTGGAGAGAGACGATGTAAGCTCGGCTTGTGTGCGTGCACCACCCTCACACAAAGATACTGTCTGTTTATCCACACACAAGAGGTGCTTGCACTGCACATGCCCCATTTAATGTCTCAGGACCCTGCTGTCCCATTTTCTGTTAAATGCTTGACAGGCTTTCTGTTACATTTTCACACGCTAAGTGATATATATTATCCCAAATTGTTCAGACTTGTCATCCATGTGTGCAAGTGCATCAGGGTTGGTGTCTGATTCAAGAATTTCAGAGCGCCGTCCATTTTCAATTCGGATTTTTCCATACGTGAATTTGCAGCCATTTCAATTGACTGCCTGAATTGACAACAAGAGACCTGACTGCAAAGCATTTTGCTACGTTGTGCACTAATGAATGCGACCCTGATGTGACtcttagggtgtgtgtgtgtattgtagatGCCCAGGGCTCACAACACCCAGGCTCTGAGCGGCGCCGGCTTCCTGAAGATGATCAACAGGGCTACAGACTCCATCAGCAAGATGACCATCAAAATGAACGAGTCGGACGTGGTGAGTCTCCCTCCACTGACACAGTCTCCATTTGACTGGGTGTGTTCGTTTTACCTCGCCTGTAGCCCCAGTGGCGGAGTGTGCTTATTTTAAAGTGAAATCTCCACCCATCCAGGCGAATGGACCCAGCGTCACTAAAACGAATGCACCCACTATCTTGCATAATAGATACAACCGTTGCGGCTCTAATGTGTGGTTGCCTGTGTCATGCTGTGTTACCAGTGGTTCGAGGAGAAACTGCAGGAAGTGGAGGCTGAGGACCAGCAGCTGAGGAAGCTCCACATCATGGTGGACTCTCTGGTCGGACACAGGAAAGGTACGGTACAATGGAATATAAGTGTTTTATCGGACAGACTCAGACGGACACAAGGCTATAAGCAGTGCATGGCCACCTATTGTGTGTGGAAAATATGTCTTCTTGCTGTCCCTTTTTCCcaccaaactacacacaatagGCTTTAAGCGGCACATGCTTAACTCCCCCGCTCTACTTCCCCCAGAGTTGTCGGTAAACACGGGGGGCTTTGCCAAGAGCGTGGCGATGCTGGGCAGCTCGGAGGACAACACGGCCCTGTCCAGAGCCCTCTCCCAGCTTGCCGAGGTGGAGGACAAGATGGAGCAGCTGCACCAAGAGCAGGCAGCCAGCGACTCGTTCTGCTTCGCCGAGCTGCTCGCCGACTACATCCGCCTGCTGGGATCCGTCCGGGTACCTACAGAGAGTCAATGGCATAACAAAGGCTGTGTCTGAAAATGTTAAAAGCTGTTAAATCCTTGTTTCCTCGTCCTTTTTTCCTCCAGTTCTTTCCCCTTTCTCAAAGCACATTGGAGGTAAGGGCACTTTGAGAGTGAAGTATTAAGGAAACAAGGACTGAGGAAGCGATTTGACTATGACtaaggctgttgcggtgaccgtattaccacgaCACCCGCAGTCGTgacatgaccgcagtaaaattccatgtgactgtggagtcacggtaatctcctcttatgaaCTCTGGACATGTTGGTAGTACCCATCTTGCTAatgaccatcaggtcctaatgacctggtactctttgctctattgtccctctaaccactctgacatcaatgcaaatgcaatcgaaaatAACATAACACTATCATCAAAACATGATTTCGAAACTTACCT
This portion of the Salvelinus sp. IW2-2015 linkage group LG4q.1:29, ASM291031v2, whole genome shotgun sequence genome encodes:
- the snx1a gene encoding sorting nexin-1a isoform X2, with translation MDPSLSASDIASSTKPLSEASSPPVMDILSEPASEASSAPMVDLLMEPASEAFSAPMMNLLMEPASEASSAPMDLLMEPASEASSAPMVDLLMEPASEASSAPTNLLMQPASNASGAPMVDFLMEPASDDLKEPPKPDIDPLADIINDTPLSEVKTLVAAMPQEPPSDLFDDEPSELFAEPRQSNTAKQQQTSIFDEPDEDLFSDPLGEASKKPQNDVFKEALAPVAKASNVCGPLSDNYKEDPTDIFTEEAITTLPSAVSTVSVNSKTNGVHSDEEPDIFAEATVELSLDSPRNDRKKKEAGKPSASAPAPSVSTSASKPQPKTLEELEEEVEDKFELNISITNPEKVGDGMNAYMAYKVSTQTTLPMFRSKTFTVRRRFSDFLGLYEKLSDKHTLNGYIVPPPPEKSIMGMTKVKVGKEDNSSAEFVERRRAALERYLQRVVFHPSLLQDPDVREFLERDDMPRAHNTQALSGAGFLKMINRATDSISKMTIKMNESDVWFEEKLQEVEAEDQQLRKLHIMVDSLVGHRKELSVNTGGFAKSVAMLGSSEDNTALSRALSQLAEVEDKMEQLHQEQAASDSFCFAELLADYIRLLGSVRASFDQRMKSWQRWQDAQNMLQKKRETEAKLLWANKPDKLQQAKDDITEWEAKVTQYERDFDRVSATVRKEVLRFEKEKARDFKKQIIKYLESLLQSQQQLIKYWEAFLPEAKAIA
- the snx1a gene encoding sorting nexin-1a isoform X1 gives rise to the protein MKMATSSERSPPPFPEDLEPEPDEVGDQDSDDGEDIFLGADNPLEIKMDPSLSASDIASSTKPLSEASSPPVMDILSEPASEASSAPMVDLLMEPASEAFSAPMMNLLMEPASEASSAPMDLLMEPASEASSAPMVDLLMEPASEASSAPTNLLMQPASNASGAPMVDFLMEPASDDLKEPPKPDIDPLADIINDTPLSEVKTLVAAMPQEPPSDLFDDEPSELFAEPRQSNTAKQQQTSIFDEPDEDLFSDPLGEASKKPQNDVFKEALAPVAKASNVCGPLSDNYKEDPTDIFTEEAITTLPSAVSTVSVNSKTNGVHSDEEPDIFAEATVELSLDSPRNDRKKKEAGKPSASAPAPSVSTSASKPQPKTLEELEEEVEDKFELNISITNPEKVGDGMNAYMAYKVSTQTTLPMFRSKTFTVRRRFSDFLGLYEKLSDKHTLNGYIVPPPPEKSIMGMTKVKVGKEDNSSAEFVERRRAALERYLQRVVFHPSLLQDPDVREFLERDDMPRAHNTQALSGAGFLKMINRATDSISKMTIKMNESDVWFEEKLQEVEAEDQQLRKLHIMVDSLVGHRKELSVNTGGFAKSVAMLGSSEDNTALSRALSQLAEVEDKMEQLHQEQAASDSFCFAELLADYIRLLGSVRASFDQRMKSWQRWQDAQNMLQKKRETEAKLLWANKPDKLQQAKDDITEWEAKVTQYERDFDRVSATVRKEVLRFEKEKARDFKKQIIKYLESLLQSQQQLIKYWEAFLPEAKAIA